One region of Glycine max cultivar Williams 82 chromosome 9, Glycine_max_v4.0, whole genome shotgun sequence genomic DNA includes:
- the LOC102666690 gene encoding disease resistance protein RGA2: protein MAEFVLEIVLENLISLVRKELVLFLGFDQDLERLSSLFTTIKATLQDAEEKQFSNAAIKDWLGKLKYAAHVLDDFIDECAYEGLRLENQGVMCGPSDKVQCSCLSSLHPKRVVFRYKIVKKMKRISQRLIQIAEERTKFHLTEMVPERRSGVLEWRQTVSLLTEPKVYGREEEKDKILDFLIGDASHFEDLSVYPITGLGGLGKTTLAQFIFNHEKVVNHFELRIWVCVSEDFSLKRMTKVIIEAASGRACEDLDLEPQQRRLQDLLQRKRYLLVLDDVWDDKQQNWQRLKPVLACGAKGASILVTTRLLQVAKIMGTLPPHELSVLSDNDCWELFKHQAFGPNEGEQIELEKIGKEIVKKCQGMPLAAKALGGLLRFKRNKNEWLNAKESNLLELSHNENPISHVLRLSYLNLPIEHKQCFAYCAIFPKDESIGKQYIIELWMANGFISSNERLDALDVGDDLWNELYWRSFFQDIETNEFGNITSFKMHDLVHDLALSVAEDVCCTTKDSRVTTFPGRILHLSDHRSMQNVHEEPIDSVQLHLFKTLRTYILPDHYGDQLSPHPNVLKCHSLRVLDFVKREKLSSSIGLLKHLRYLNLSGGGFETLPESVCKLWNLQILKLDRCSRLKMLPNSLVCLKALQQLSFNGCPELSRLPPRIGKLTSLRILPKFFVGKERGFRLEELGPLKLKGDLDIKHLENVKSVMDVKEANMSSKQLNKSFLSWEKNENCELEDNVEETLEVLQPDTQQLWRLEVDGYEGAHFPQWISSLSLKYLNLKDCKNCLQLPPLYKLPSLNTLRILNMIHVEYLYEESYDGEVVFRALEELTLRRLPNLKRLSREDRENMFPCFSRLEIDECPKFFGEEVLLQGLRSLSVFNCGKFNVSSGFKCLHKLWLSNCAAVEDLQALQDMTSLQELRLTGLPKLESLPDCFGDIPLLHTFSIFYCSKLTYLPMSLRLTTSLQQLTIFGCHPELEKRCDKETGEDWPNIVHISHISLGIKHYDHNSD, encoded by the coding sequence ATGGCTGAGTTTGTCCTTGAAATTGTGCTTGAGAATTTGATCTCACTTGTTCGAAAGGAGTTGGTACTATTTCTGGGTTTTGACCAAGACTTGGAAAGGCTTTCAAGCTTGTTCACTACAATCAAGGCTACACTTCAAGATGCTGAGGAGAAACAATTCTCAAACGCAGCCATAAAAGATTGGCTGGGAAAACTAAAATATGCAGCTCACGTTCTGGATGACTTCATTGACGAGTGTGCCTATGAAGGATTGAGGTTGGAGAACCAAGGGGTCATGTGTGGTCCTTCAGACAAGGTACAATGCTCTTGCTTATCCTCTTTGCATCCCAAGCGTGTTGTTTTCCGTTACAAAAttgttaagaaaatgaaaaggataAGTCAGAGATTAATACAAATCGCTGAAGAAAGGACTAAGTTTCATTTGACTGAGATGGTTCCTGAGAGAAGAAGTGGAGTCCTTGAGTGGCGCCAAACTGTCTCTCTACTTACTGAACCAAAAGTCTatggaagagaagaagagaaagataaaattttagacTTTTTGATTGGTGATGCTTCTCATTTTGAGGATTTATCTGTCTATCCAATAACTGGTCTAGGTGGACTTGGAAAAACAACACTTGCCCAATTCATCTTCAATCATGAGAAGGTAGTCAACCACTTTGAGTTAAGAATTTGGGTATGTGTTTCAGAAGATTTTAGTTTGAAGAGAATGACGAAAGTTATCATTGAAGCAGCATCTGGGCGTGCTTGTGAAGATTTGGATCTAGAGCCACAACAAAGAAGACTTCAAGATTTACttcaaagaaaaagatatttgCTTGTTTTGGATGACGTGTGGGATGATAAACAACAGAATTGGCAGAGGTTGAAACCTGTACTTGCTTGTGGGGCCAAAGGTGCTTCTATTTTAGTTACTACTCGCCTTTTGCAGGTTGCAAAAATCATGGGAACATTGCCTCCTCATGAATTATCAGTCCTGTCCGACAATGATTGTTGGGAATTGTTTAAACACCAAGCCTTTGGACCGAATGAGGGAGAACAGATAGAGCTTGAGAAGATAGGGAAGGAGATAGTAAAGAAGTGTCAAGGAATGCCTCTTGCTGCAAAAGCACTAGGAGGTCTTTTACGCTtcaagagaaacaaaaatgagTGGCTCAATGCTAAGGAAAGCAACCTTTTGGAGTTATCACACAATGAAAACCCCATAAGTCATGTCCTGAGATTGAGTTACTTGAACTTACCAATTGAGCACAAGCAATGTTTTGCTTATTGCGCAATATTTCCCAAAGATGAAAGCATAGGGAAACAATACATAATTGAACTTTGGATGGCTAATGGATTCATTTCATCTAATGAAAGATTAGATGCCCTAGATGTCGGGGATGATTTGTGGAATGAATTATATTGGAGatcattttttcaagatattgagACAAATGAATTTGGCAACATTACAAGTTTCAAGATGCATGATCTTGTTCATGATCTTGCACTATCTGTTGCAGAAGATGTTTGTTGCACTACAAAAGACAGTCGTGTAACTACTTTTCCTGGAAGAATTCTCCATCTCTCAGATCATAGGTCCATGCAGAATGTACATGAGGAACCCATTGATTCAGTGCAgttgcatctattcaaaactttgaGGACCTATATATTGCCAGATCACTATGGTGACCAACTTTCTCCGCATCCTAATGTGTTGAAATGTCATTCCTTGCGGGTGCTTGATTTTGTAAAGCGAGaaaaattgtcatcatcaatTGGTCTTTTAAAGCATCTAAGGTACTTGAATCTTTCTGGGGGTGGCTTCGAAACTCTGCCAGAATCAGTATGTAAACTATGGAATTTGCAGATATTGAAATTAGATCGTTGCAGTCGTCTCAAAATGTTGCCTAACAGTTTGGTATGCTTAAAAGCTCTACAACAACTATCTTTTAATGGTTGCCCAGAACTATCAAGATTACCTCCTCGAATAGGGAAGTTAACTTCCCTAAGGATTTTACCGAAGTTCTTTGTTGGCAAAGAAAGAGGGTTCCGTTTGGAAGAATTGGGACCGCTAAAGCTTAAAGGAGATCTTGACATCAAGCatcttgaaaatgtaaaaagtgtAATGGATGTCAAAGAAGCCAATATGTCAAGTAAGCAGTTGAATAAGTCGTTTCTGTCatgggaaaaaaatgaaaactgtGAATTAGAGGACAATGTAGAAGAGACTCTTGAAGTGCTTCAACCTGATACCCAACAACTTTGGAGACTAGAAGTGGACGGATATGAAGGTGCCCATTTCCCGCAGTGGATATCTAGTCTTTCTCTCAAATATTTAAActtgaaagattgcaaaaactGTTTACAGCTTCCACCGTTGTATAAACTTCCTTCTCTTAACACTCTAAGAATACTTAACATGATTCATGTTGAGTACCTCTACGAGGAGTCCTATGATGGGGAAGTGGTTTTCAGGGCTCTAGAAGAGCTGACATTGCGTCGACTTCCAAACCTAAAAAGGTTATCAAGGGAGGATAGGGAAAACATGTTCCCATGCTTTTCCAGACTTGAAATTGATGAATGTCCTaaattttttggagaggaagtttTGCTACAAGGGTTGCGCTCTCTCTCAGTATTCAATTGTGGCAAATTCAATGTGTCCTCAGGTTTTAAATGCCTTCATAAATTATGGCTTTCCAATTGTGCAGCAGTGGAAGATTTGCAGGCTTTACAAGATATGACTTCCCTGCAGGAGTTAAGATTAACGGGTCTTCCAAAGCTAGAATCCTTGCCAGACTGCTTTGGAGACATTCCCTTGCTTCAcacatttagtattttttactgTTCCAAGTTGACGTATCTTCCAATGAGCCTAAGACTTACCACCAGTCTGCAACAATTGACTATTTTTGGTTGTCATCCTGAGTTAGAGAAGAGATGTGATAAAGAAACGGGAGAGGACTGGCCAAACATAGTTCACATTTCCCATATTTCATTGGGAATTAAACATTATGATCATAATTCCGATTGA
- the LOC100217338 gene encoding NPR1-1 protein gives MAYSAEPSSSLSFTSSSHLSNGSVSHNICPSYGSDPGPNLEAISLSKLSSNLEQLLIEPDCDYSDADLVVEGIPVSVHRCILASRSKFFHELFKREKGSSEKEGKLKYNMNDLLPYGKVGYEAFLIFLGYVYTGKLKPSPMEVSTCVDNVCAHDACRPAINFAVELMYASSIFQIPELVSLFQRRLLNFIGKALVEDVIPILTVAFHCQSNQLVNQCIDRVARSDLDQISIDQELPHELSQKVKLLRRKPQQDVENDASVVDALSLKRITRIHKALDSDDVELVKLLLNESDITLDEANALHYAAAYCDPKVVSEVLGLGLANVNLRNSRGYTVLHIAAMRKEPSIIVSLLTKGACASDLTFDGQSAVSICRRLTRPKDYHAKTEQGKETNKDRICIDVLEREMRRNPMAGDACMSSHTMADDLHMKLLYLENRVAFARLFFPSEAKLAMDIAHAETTSEFAGLSASNSKGSNGNLREVDLNETPIVQNKRLLSRMEALTKTVEMGRRYFPHCSEVLDKFMEDDLPDLFYLEKGTHEEQRIKRTRFMELKDDVHKAFNKDKAEFSRSGISSSSSSSSLRDSVVHYKARKV, from the exons ATGGCTTATTCAGCCGAACCCTCATCATCTTTGAGCTTTACCTCATCTTCCCATCTATCTAATGGGTCGGTTAGTCACAACATATGCCCTTCTTATGGCTCTGATCCTGGACCTAACTTAGAGGCTATCAGTTTGAGTAAGCTTAGCTCCAATTTGGAGCAGCTTTTGATTGAACCTGATTGCGATTATAGTGATGCTGACCTTGTTGTCGAGGGAATTCCGGTTAGTGTTCATCGATGTATTCTGGCCTCTAGGAGTAAGTTTTTCCATGAATTattcaagagggagaaggggtcatcagaaaaagaagggaaattGAAGTATAACATGAATGATTTGTTGCCTTATGGCAAGGTTGGATATGAAGCCTTCCTCATATTCCTTGGCTATGTATATACTGGTAAACTCAAGCCCTCTCCAATGGAGGTGTCTACTTGTGTTGACAATGTTTGTGCTCATGATGCGTGTAGACCTGCCATTAACTTTGCTGTTGAGTTAATGtatgcctcttccatttttcaaATACCAGAGTTGGTATCACTTTTCCAG AGACGTCTACTTAACTTTATAGGAAAGGCCCTTGTGGAAGATGTCATCCCAATCCTCACTGTTGCTTTCCATTGTCAATCAAATCAACTTGTCAATCAATGTATTGATAGGGTGGCCAGATCAGACCTTGACCAGATTTCAATTGACCAAGAGCTTCCGCATGAACTCTCACAAAAAGTTAAATTGCTCCGCCGCAAACCTCAGCAAGATGTTGAAAATGATGCTTCTGTAGTGGATGCTTTGTCTCTAAAAAGAATCACTAGAATACACAAGGCGTTGGACTCAGATGATGTTGAGCTTGTTAAACTTCTTTTGAATGAATCAGACATTACTTTGGATGAAGCCAATGCTCTCCATTATGCTGCAGCCTACTGTGACCCCAAGGTTGTTTCTGAGGTACTTGGTTTGGGACTGGCTAATGTCAATCTTCGAAATTCTAGGGGGTACACAGTGCTTCACATTGCTGCCATGCGTAAAGAGCCTTCCATTATAGTATCCCTACTTACGAAAGGGGCTTGTGCATCAGATTTGACTTTTGATGGTCAGAGTGCTGTTAGTATTTGTAGGAGGTTGACAAGGCCAAAGGATTATCATGCAAAAACAGAGCAGgggaaagaaacaaacaaagatCGGATATGCATCGAtgttcttgaaagagaaatgaGGAGGAATCCAATGGCTGGGGATGCCTGTATGTCTTCCCATACCATGGCTGATGATCTCCACATGAAACTACTGTACCTTGAGAACAGAG TGGCATTTGCAAGACTTTTCTTCCCTTCAGAAGCCAAACTAGCCATGGACATTGCGCATGCTGAGACAACATCTGAGTTTGCTGGTCTTTCTGCGTCAAACTCAAAAGGTTCAAATGGAAACTTAAGGGAGGTTGATCTCAATGAGACTCCTATAGTGCAAAATAAAAGACTTCTTTCTAGAATGGAAGCCCTTACGAAAACAG TGGAGATGGGGCGGCGCTACTTCCCACATTGCTCGGAAGTGCTGGACAAGTTCATGGAGGATGACCTGCCTGACTTGTTTTACCTTGAAAAGGGTACTCATGAAGAGCAGAGAATCAAAAGGACGCGTTTCATGGAGCTTAAAGATGACGTCCACAAGGCTTTCAACAAGGACAAGGCCGAGTTTAGCCGCTCTGGGATttcatcttcatcatcctcatcaTCCCTCAGAGATTCTGTTGTACATTACAAGGCTAGGAAagtgtaa
- the LOC100787345 gene encoding uncharacterized protein At4g37920: protein MELLCTANAILPSRSLSIPTPYSLPLKTSLPFPRFNFPKIERLRGLQPCVSVSEGSSAEAEVLEESRIRRVCDKLIGVFMVDKPTPTHWRRLLAFSREWSNLRPHFFARCLERADAAEEDPAMKEKLLRLARKLKQIDEDVQRHNDLLEVVRRDPSGISEIVSKRRKDFTEEFFVHFHTVAESYYENKEEQNELAKLGNACLAAVQAYDAATESVEKLQAAELKFQDIINSPSLDAACRKIDNLAEKKELDSTLVLMITKAWSASKESNMMKDEVKDILYHLYKTAVGNLQRLVPKEIRIVKYLIRIEDPEEQLSALKDAFTPGEELEGTDVDNLYTTPEKLHTWIKSVLDAYHLSGEGTLIREARDLLNPEVIQKLEVLKKVVEKNFM from the exons ATGGAGTTGTTATGCACTGCCAACGCGATTCTCCCCTCACGCAGCCTCTCTATTCCCACACCCTATTCGCTACCCCTCAAAACCTCCCTTCCGTTCCCGCGCTTCAACTTCCCCAAAATCGAGA GATTACGAGGGTTGCAGCCCTGTGTGAGTGTGAGTGAAGGCAGTTCCGCTGAGGCTGAGGTGTTGGAGGAGAGCCGAATTCGTCGAGTTTGCGACAAGCTGATTGGGGTGTTCATGGTGGACAAGCCCACCCCAACCCATTGGAGAAGGTTGTTGGCTTTCAGCAGAGAATGGAGCAACCTCAGACCGCACTTTTTTGCCCGATGTCTCGAAAGAGCCGATGCCGCTGAAGAGGATCCCGCCATGAAGGAGAAGCTGCTTCGCCTTGCGAGGAAGCTCAAACAG ATTGATGAGGATGTGCAAAGACACAATGATCTTCTTGAGGTGGTAAGACGGGATCCTTCAGGAATTAGTGAGATTGTCTCCAAGCGTCGTAAAGATTTTACAGAAGAATTCTTTGTTCACTTTCATACAGTGGCTGAATCCTACTATGAGAACAAAGAAGAGCAAAATG AATTGGCAAAGCTTGGGAATGCATGCTTGGCAGCTGTACAAGCCTATGATGCTGCAACTGAAAGCGTTGAAAAGCTGCAAGCTGCAGAGTTGAAATTTCAAGATATTATCAATTCTCCTTCGCTTGATGCTGCCTGCAGGAAGATAGACAATTTGGCTGAAAAAAAAGAACTTGATTCAACATTGGTATTGATGATCACCAAAGCTTGGTCAGCTTCCAAGGAGTCGAACATGATGAAAGATGAG GTAAAAGATATCCTCTATCATTTATACAAGACTGCAGTGGGAAATCTTCAGAGACTCGTGCCAAAAGAGATTAGAATAGTCAAGTATCTTATACGAATTGAGGATCCTGAGGAGCAACTATCTGCCCTCAAAGATGCATTTACTCCTGGAGAAGAACTTGAAGGAACGGATGTGGATAACTTGTACAC GACTCCAGAGAAGCTTCACACATGGATAAAGAGTGTGTTGGATGCTTATCATTTGAGTGGAGAAGGTACCCTCATTAGGGAAGCAAGAGATCTGTTGAATCCAGAGGTCATCCAAAAATTGGAGGTGCTCAAGAAGGTTGTGGAAAAAAACTTTATGTGA
- the LOC100500160 gene encoding cysteine desulfurase-like protein isoform X1, which produces MEVLLPKLPSFKFPSATYCCSITSRSSSYVRFGFRRVSVCASTVNETVAEPTVGSSSLGHSTRPHFPILHQEVNGSKLVYLDNAATSQKPTTVLKALQNYYEAYNSNVHRGIHFLSAKATDEYESARRKVASFINATDSREIIFTKNASEAINLVAYSWGLSNLKPDDEIILTVAEHHSAIVPWQIVAQKTGAVLNFVDLNQDEIPDIDKLKEMLSRKTKIVVVHHVSNVLASVLPIRDIAQWAHDVGAKVLVDACQSVPHMMVDVQSLNADFLVASSHKMCGPTGIGFLYGKIDLLSSMPPFLGGGEMISDVYLDHSTYAEPPSRFEAGTPAIGEAIGLGAAIDYLSGIGMQTIHDYEVELGRYLYERLLSVPNIRIYGPAPSEKVERAALCSFNVENLHPTDLATLLDQQHGVAIRSGHHCAQPLHRYLGVSSSARASLYFYNTKEDVDNFIHALNDTVSFFNSLM; this is translated from the exons ATGGAAGTTTTGCTGCCAAAACTTCCTTCTTTCAAATTTCCAAGTGCCACTTATTGCTGCTCGATCACTAGTAGGAGCTCTTCATATGTCAGATTTGGGTTCCGTCGTGTATCTGTTTGTGCATCAACTGTCAATGAAACAGTAGCTGAACCTACAGTTGGTTCCTCTTCTTTGGGTCACTCCACGCGACCCCATTTCCCTATACTTCACCAG GAAGTAAATGGCTCAAAACTTGTTTACTTAGACAATGCAGCAACTTCTCAGAAGCCCACCACTGTGTTGAAGGCATTGCAAAACTATTATGAAGCTTACAATTCAAATGTGCATCGGGGCATACATTTCTTGAG TGCAAAGGCCACAGATGAGTATGAATCGGCTAGAAGGAAAGTTGCGTCTTTTATAAATGCCACTGATTCCAGAGAGATTATATTCACAAAAAATGCTTCTGAAGCTATCAATCTTGTTGCCTATTCTTGGGGGCTGTCAAACTTAAAACCAGATGATGAG ATCATACTTACAGTTGCTGAACATCACAGTGCGATTGTTCCTTGGCAAATAGTAGCTCAAAAAACAGGGGCTGTTTTGAATTTTGTGGATCTAAACCAAGATGAAATTCCAGACATAGACAAATTGAAAGAAATGCTCTCAAGGAAGACCAAAATAGTTGTTGTCCATCATGTTTCAAATGTGCTTG CTTCTGTTCTTCCTATTAGAGATATTGCACAATGGGCACATGATGTTGGAGCAAAAGTTCTTGTAGATGCTTGTCAGAGTGTTCCACACATGATGGTTGATGTCCAGAGCCTTAATGCTGATTTTCTTGTGGCTTCTTCTCACAAG ATGTGTGGGCCTACAGGCATTGGATTCTTATACGGTAAAATAGACCTCTTGTCTTCCATGCCTCCATTTTTGG GTGGTGGTGAAATGATTTCCGATGTATATCTTGATCATTCAACTTATGCTGAACCTCCATCCAG ATTTGAGGCTGGAACACCAGCTATCGGGGAAGCAATTGGTTTAGGAGCAGCCATTGATTACTTATCTGGGATTGGTATGCAAACTATACATGATTATGAG GTGGAGCTCGGTAGATATCTGTATGAGAGGCTTCTTTCAGTCCCAAATATTCGCATCTATGGGCCAGCACCTTCAGAAAAAGTCGAACGAGCTGCCCTTTGCTCTTTCAATGTTGAGAATTTGCACCCTACTGATCTTGCAACACTTCTGGATCAACAG CATGGAGTGGCTATCAGATCAGGTCACCACTGTGCCCAACCCCTCCATCGCTATTTAGGTGTCAGCTCAAGTGCACGGGCTAGTCTCTATTTCTATAACACAAAGGAGGATGTAGACAACTTTATCCATGCCCTCAATGACACAGTCAGCTTTTTCAATTCATTGATGTAA